The sequence TAGCCGAAGAACACGTCGGGCGGGTCGCCGTCGTCGTAGATGCACGTCAGCGACTGCGCGTCCCCCGACCGATAGAGGGCGGTCGCCTCCCACGCGATCGCGCGCGCTTCGTCGTCGTCGACGAAGCGCACGTCCGGCGGTTCGGTCCCCCCGAAGAACGCGGCGGGGAAGCGCCGCGACTGGACGTAGAAGCCGTGCTCGGAGACGCGGACCTTCATGACTTCGTTGTCGAAGCGTTCGCCCTTCACCATGCTCTTGAGGTGGTGGATCGCGAGGGCGAAGCGTTCGTCGTGCCGCTCGACGAACCCCTCCCAATCGGGATCGGCGAGGGACGCGTCGGTGTTGATCTCGATGCCGGGGTACGTCACGGGGTCGCCTCCGTCGCGGCCGGGTCGACGTCGGCGACGTGGAGCGCCGCGACCCCGAAGGTCAGCGGGCGCCACGTGACGGCATCGAACCCGGCGGACTCCATGCGGGTCGCGAGCGCTTCGGGTTCGGGGAACGCCAGGGTGCTCTGCGGCAGGTAGCCGTAGGCGCCCGGGTGACCGGTCAGCAGCCCCCCGAGGACGGGAAGGATGCGGAGGAAGTACGTGCGGAACGCCGTCCCGAACGCACCGGGCGGGGGCGGCGGGAACTCGAGGACGACGAGGCGCCCCCCGGGCCGCAGGACCCGCCGGAACTCCCGGAGGCCGGCGTCGACGTCGGCGAAGTTGCGGAGCCCGAAGGCGATCGTCAGCGCATCCACGCTGGCGTCCGGAGCGTCGAGCGCCAGGCCGTCGCCGACCTCGAGCGCCACCCGCAGCCCCCGCCGGCGGGCCTTCTCGCGCCCGACGGCCAACATGTTTTCGGCGAAATCGACGCCGACGACGTTCGCCGCCGGCGCGGAGCGCGCGAGGGCGAGCGCCAGGTCCGCGGTGCCGGTCGCGACGTCGAGGACGTCGCGGGGCGCCTTGGCGAGGGCGGCGTCGACGGCGCGCCGCCGCCAGCCGCGATCCACCCCGAAACTCAGGACGGCGTTCGCGACGTCGTAGCGCGGCGCGATGGCGTCGAACATCGCGCGGACGCTGCGGCCTTTGTCGGGGTGCGGGCTCGCGGGAGGAAGGTCCGTCGTCACGCTGCATTGTCTACCACGGTCCCGGGTCCGCGACCGCCGCCCGCCCCACCGTTTCGCGCCGCCGCGCGGCCCACGCGTCGCGCGCGTCGCGCGACGCGGCGTGGGGTGGGGCGGCGGGGTGGTAGCGTCCCAGGTCCGTCCGGCGGACGTCGGGCGCGAGGAGGTCACCGTGAAATTCCGCAACGTCGCGATCGTGGCGCACGTCGACCACGGCAAAACCACGCTGGTCGACGGGATGCTCCGTCAATCGGGCACCTTCCACGAGCGCGAGGAGGTCGCCGAACGCGTCATGGATTCCGGCGACCTGGAGCGCGAACGCGGGATCACCATCCTCGCCAAGACGACGTCGGTGACGTGGCACGGGGAGGTCGTCAACGTCGTCGACACCCCCGGGCACGCCGACTTCGGTGGGGAGGTCGAACGCGCCCTCGGCATGGTCGACGCCGTCCTCGTTCTCGTCGACGCCGCGGAGGGCCCCATGCCGCAAACCCGCTTCGTGCTCGGCAAGGCGCTCGCCGCCGGCCTCCGGCCGCTGGTCGTCGTGAACAAGGTCGACCGCCGCGACGCGCGGCCGGACGCGGTGGTCGACCTGACGTTCGACCTGATGGTGGAGCTCGGCGCGAACGACGAACAGTTGGACTTCCCCGTCCTGCACGCCGTCGCGCGCGACGGGCGCGCCTGGCGCGACGGCGACCCGGAGGCGGACGACCTCACGGCGTTGTTCGAAACGATGTACGCGCACGTCCCCGTCGCCGACGGCGACCCCGACGCGCCAGCCCTC comes from Trueperaceae bacterium and encodes:
- the ubiE gene encoding bifunctional demethylmenaquinone methyltransferase/2-methoxy-6-polyprenyl-1,4-benzoquinol methylase UbiE yields the protein MTTDLPPASPHPDKGRSVRAMFDAIAPRYDVANAVLSFGVDRGWRRRAVDAALAKAPRDVLDVATGTADLALALARSAPAANVVGVDFAENMLAVGREKARRRGLRVALEVGDGLALDAPDASVDALTIAFGLRNFADVDAGLREFRRVLRPGGRLVVLEFPPPPPGAFGTAFRTYFLRILPVLGGLLTGHPGAYGYLPQSTLAFPEPEALATRMESAGFDAVTWRPLTFGVAALHVADVDPAATEATP